The following are encoded in a window of Kitasatospora sp. NBC_01250 genomic DNA:
- a CDS encoding TlyA family RNA methyltransferase, producing the protein MARRRLDAELVRRNLARSREHASELIAAGRVSVGGATATKPATQVETAAAVVVAKDENDPDYVSRGGHKLAGAFAAFVPQGLVVEGRRALDAGASTGGFTDVLLRAGAAGVLAVDVGYGQLAWSLQSDDRVTVMDRTNVRELTLELIGGEPVDLVVGDLSFISLGLVLPALAACAAPDADLVLMVKPQFEIGKERLGSGGVVRSPQLRAEMVRQVAGQAWELGLGVRAVTASPLPGPSGNVEYFLWLRRDAAQLDPAEADRAVAEGPR; encoded by the coding sequence GTGGCACGACGCCGACTCGACGCAGAGCTCGTCCGCCGCAATCTGGCCCGCTCGCGCGAGCACGCCAGTGAGCTGATCGCCGCCGGCCGGGTGAGCGTGGGCGGCGCGACGGCGACCAAGCCCGCCACCCAGGTGGAGACCGCGGCGGCCGTCGTGGTGGCGAAGGACGAGAACGACCCCGACTACGTCTCGCGCGGCGGCCACAAGCTCGCCGGCGCGTTCGCGGCCTTCGTCCCGCAGGGCCTGGTGGTCGAGGGCCGCCGGGCGCTGGACGCGGGCGCCTCCACCGGCGGCTTCACCGACGTGCTGCTGCGCGCGGGGGCGGCCGGGGTGCTCGCGGTGGACGTCGGCTACGGCCAGCTCGCCTGGTCGCTGCAGAGCGACGACCGGGTGACCGTGATGGACCGCACCAATGTGCGCGAGCTGACCCTGGAGCTGATCGGCGGCGAGCCGGTGGACCTGGTGGTCGGCGACCTCTCGTTCATCTCGCTGGGCCTGGTGCTCCCGGCACTGGCGGCCTGTGCGGCGCCCGACGCCGACCTGGTCCTGATGGTCAAGCCGCAGTTCGAGATCGGCAAGGAGCGCCTCGGCAGCGGCGGGGTGGTCCGCAGCCCGCAGCTGCGGGCCGAGATGGTCCGTCAGGTCGCGGGCCAGGCCTGGGAGTTGGGTCTGGGTGTGCGGGCCGTGACGGCCAGCCCGCTGCCGGGCCCGTCCGGTAACGTCGAGTACTTCCTGTGGCTGCGCCGTGACGCTGCGCAGCTCGATCCGGCCGAGGCGGACCGGGCCGTGGCCGAGGGGCCCCGCTAG
- a CDS encoding NAD kinase — MSEGRTVFLIAHTGREAALRSVEQLVEGLLKAGIRIRLLAAEAVDLDLPDGVETVQSGHGAADGCELILVAGGDGTLLRGAELARDTGLPMLGINLGRVGFLAEAERDDLAVVVDRVVDGAYEVEERMTLDVLVRTNGDVVHEDWALNEASVEKISRERMLEVVTEVDGRPVSTFGCDGVVLSTPTGSTAYAFSGGGPVVWPEVEALLMVPISAHALFARPLVTSPNSVLAVEVQPKTPHGVLWCDGRRSFELPAGARVEVRRGRVPVRLARLHQAPFTDRLVAKFALPVTGWRGRSRC, encoded by the coding sequence TTGAGCGAGGGACGTACGGTCTTCCTGATCGCGCACACCGGTCGTGAGGCCGCGCTGCGCAGCGTCGAGCAGTTGGTGGAGGGGCTGCTGAAGGCCGGAATCAGGATCAGACTGCTCGCCGCAGAGGCGGTCGACCTCGACCTTCCCGACGGGGTGGAGACCGTGCAGTCCGGCCACGGTGCGGCCGACGGCTGTGAGCTGATCCTGGTGGCGGGCGGCGACGGCACGCTGCTGCGCGGCGCCGAGCTGGCCCGCGACACCGGCCTGCCGATGCTCGGCATCAACCTGGGCCGGGTCGGCTTCCTGGCCGAGGCCGAGCGCGACGATCTGGCGGTGGTGGTCGACCGGGTGGTGGACGGGGCCTACGAGGTCGAGGAGCGGATGACGCTCGACGTGCTGGTCCGCACCAACGGTGACGTGGTGCACGAGGACTGGGCGCTGAACGAGGCCTCGGTGGAGAAGATCTCCCGGGAGCGGATGCTGGAGGTGGTCACCGAGGTGGACGGCCGCCCGGTGTCCACCTTCGGCTGCGACGGCGTGGTGCTCTCCACGCCCACCGGCTCCACCGCCTACGCGTTCTCCGGTGGCGGCCCGGTGGTCTGGCCGGAGGTCGAGGCGCTGCTGATGGTGCCGATCAGCGCGCACGCGCTGTTCGCCCGGCCGCTGGTCACCTCGCCGAACTCGGTGCTGGCCGTGGAGGTGCAGCCGAAGACGCCGCACGGTGTGCTCTGGTGCGACGGGCGGCGCTCCTTCGAGCTGCCGGCCGGCGCCCGGGTGGAGGTGCGCCGCGGCCGGGTGCCGGTGCGGCTGGCCCGGTTGCACCAGGCGCCGTTCACCGACCGCCTGGTGGCCAAGTTCGCGCTTCCGGTGACCGGTTGGCGGGGCCGCTCGCGCTGCTGA